From Glycine max cultivar Williams 82 chromosome 11, Glycine_max_v4.0, whole genome shotgun sequence, the proteins below share one genomic window:
- the LOC100789500 gene encoding plant intracellular Ras-group-related LRR protein 4, which produces MECLNSVEEVVEEIMRIHRSLPARPGIDEVEVARGLIGNVEKEDQARLQAIARQSKGVHVPQELFMVLQEMQRNFLYHQSKDQIREAVKLLDLDNVHSLFDELIQRASKCVASPSSKTSYSNANGSASSVSTSLSKNSVSVGGFDKPPLAPAATTSRKFHAEKERSELVTRDDSYVKKSKSSFYSNGYGIEPTIPSKSSILDSSLKPTTTAGQDGDKLSLIKLASLIEVSAKKGTRDLKLQNKLMDQVDWLPDSIGKLSSLVTLDLSENRIVALPATIGGLSSLTRLDLHSNRITELPDSVGNLLSLVYLDLRGNQLTLLPASFSRLVRLEELDLSSNQLSALPDTIGSLVRLKILNVETNDIEELPHSVGSCSSLRELRIDYNRLKALPEAVGKIQSLEILSVRYNNIKQLPTTMSSLTNLKELNVSFNELESVPESLCFATSLVKMNIGNNFADMRSLPRSIGNLELLEELDISNNQIRVLPESFRMLTQLRILRAEENPLEVPPREIADKGAQAVVQYMAELVEKREKKDVKAQPLKQKKSWAQICFFSKSNKRKRDGVDYVKT; this is translated from the exons ATGGAGTGTTTGAATTCGGTGGAGGAGGTGGTGGAGGAGATAATGAGGATTCACAGATCCCTTCCAGCCCGGCCAGGGATAGACGAAGTCGAAGTGGCTAGAGGTTTGATCGGGAATGTTGAAAAAGAAGACCAGGCGAGGCTCCAAGCCATAGCGCGGCAGAGCAAGGGCGTTCATGTGCCCCAAGAGCTCTTCATGGTGCTCCAGGAGATGCAGAGGAACTTCCTTTATCACCAGAGCAAGGACCAGATAAGAGAGGCCGTCAAACTCCTCGATCTCGATAACGTCCATTCCCTGTTCGATGAATTGATTCAGAGAGCTTCCAAGTGTGTTGCTTCTCCCTCTTCCAAAACAAGTTACTCTAACGCTAACGGCTCTGCTTCCTCGGTTTCTACCAGCTTGTCCAAGAATTCGGTTTCTGTGGGCGGTTTTGATAAGCCGCCACTTGCCCCTGCTGCTACTACTTCTAGAAAGTTCCACGCAGAGAAAGAACGTTCTGAGTTGGTCACTCGAGATGACAGTTATGTGAAGAAGTCCAAGTCCTCGTTTTACTCTAATGGATATGGAATTGAACCCACTATCCCATCAAAATCAAGTATTTTGGATTCGTCATTAAAACCTACAACCACTGCAG GTCAAGATGGGGATAAGTTGAGTTTGATCAAGCTTGCTAGCTTAATTGAAGTGTCTGCGAAGAAAGGGACTCGTGATCTCAAACTGCAGAACAAGTTGATGGATCAGGTTGATTGGCTACCTGACTCAATAGGGAAGTTGTCCAGCTTGGTGACTCTCGATTTGTCTGAGAATCGGATTGTGGCCCTACCTGCTACCATTGGAGGGCTTTCGTCGTTGACCAGATTGGACTTGCATTCCAATAGAATCACGGAGCTTCCTGATTCTGTTGGAAATCTCCTTAGTCTGGTTTATCTTGATCTGAGGGGAAATCAGTTAACACTATTGCCTGCTTCTTTTAGCAGGTTGGTGCGTCTAGAGGAGCTTGATTTGAGTTCAAATCAGCTTTCAGCACTTCCTGATACTATAGGGTCGCTTGTTAGGCTTAAAATATTGAATGTGGAAACAAATGATATAGAGGAACTTCCACATTCTGTTGGTAGTTGTTCTTCCCTTAGGGAGCTTCGCATTGACTATAACCGGCTTAAGGCCCTTCCCGAAGCTGTTGGAAAGATTCAGAGCCTGGAGATTTTGTCTGTGCGGTACAATAACATCAAACAACTACCTACAACAATGTCATCCCTAACAAACCTCAAGGAACTTAATGTGAGTTTCAATGAGCTTGAGTCGGTGCCTGAGAGCTTGTGTTTTGCCACCTCTCTTGTCAAGATGAACATAGGAAACAATTTTGCTGACATGAGATCCTTACCGAGATCCATTGGGAACCTTGAATTGCTTGAGGAATTGGATATCAGCAATAATCAGATACGTGTGCTTCCTGAATCGTTTAGGATGCTCACTCAACTACGCATCCTGCGAGCAGAAGAGAATCCTCTTGAAGTCCCACCAAGAGAAATAGCTGATAAGGGAGCTCAG GCTGTTGTCCAGTACATGGCTGAGCTTGTTGAGAAGAGGGAAAAGAAGGATGTTAAAGCACAGCCACTAAAGCAGAAAAAGAGTTGGGCTCAGATCTGCTTCTTTTCAAAGTCTAACAAAAGAAAGCGTGACGGGGTTGATTATGTGAAAACCTGA
- the LOC100790033 gene encoding 3-hydroxy-3-methylglutaryl-coenzyme A reductase produces the protein MEVRRRVLRPAPAGEPLKPKQDPNSQQQQQPQQSYLTNAVFFGLFFSVAYFLLHRWREKIRTSTPLHVVTLSEMAAIVSLIASVVYLMAFFGITFILHPFLNSRSSPDDDIDLDIPKLPVPTPCPAALPPKLPPPPLPHHDEDIVLAVVSGSIPSYSLESRLGDSHRAASIRREAVERITGRSIQGLPVEGFDYDSILGQCCEMPIGFVQIPVGVAGPLLLDGKEYTVPMATTEGCLVASTNRGCKAIHVSGGASSMLLRDAMTRAPVVRFNSAKRASQLKFYLEDPLNFDSLAVVFNKSSRFARLQDIKAAIAGKNLYIRFSCTTGDAMGMNMVSKGVQNVLTFLQSDFPDMDVIGISGNFCSDKKAAAVNWIEGRGKSVVCEAVIKEEVVKKVLKTSVEALVELNMLKNLTGSAMAGALGGFNAHASNIVSAVYLATGQDPAQNVESSHCITMMEAVNDGKDLHISVTMPSIEVGTVGGGTQLASQSACLNLLGVKGASKESPGANSRLLATIVAGSVLAGELSLMSAIAAGQLVNSHMKYNRSSKDITKIAS, from the exons ATGGAAGTTCGCCGGCGAGTCCTCCGTCCCGCTCCCGCCGGCGAACCTTTGAAGCCCAAACAGGACCCAAACTCCCAACAGCAGCAGCAGCCACAGCAATCGTACCTCACCAACGCCGTGTTCTTCGGGCTGTTCTTCTCGGTGGCGTACTTCCTCCTCCACCGATGGCGCGAGAAGATCCGCACCTCCACTCCCCTTCACGTCGTCACGCTCTCCGAGATGGCCGCCATCGTCTCCCTCATCGCCTCCGTCGTCTACCTCATGGCCTTCTTCGGCATTACCTTCATCCTCCACCCATTCCTTAATTCCCGTTCTTCTCCTGACGATGACATCGACCTCGACATTCCCAAATTACCTGTCCCCACTCCCTGCCCCGCTgcccttcctccaaaactcccTCCTCCCCCACTCCCTCACCACGACGAGGACATCGTCCTCGCCGTCGTGTCCGGCTCCATCCCCTCCTACTCGCTGGAATCGCGGCTCGGCGATTCCCACCGAGCCGCGTCAATTCGGCGCGAGGCGGTGGAGCGTATCACCGGGAGGTCTATCCAAGGCCTCCCCGTGGAAGGCTTTGATTATGACTCCATTCTAGGGCAGTGCTGTGAGATGCCGATTGGGTTCGTGCAGATCCCGGTCGGCGTCGCGGGTCCCTTGCTTCTCGACGGAAAGGAGTACACTGTTCCAATGGCCACCACGGAAGGTTGCTTGGTCGCTAGCACCAACAGAGGCTGCAAGGCCATTCATGTTTCTGGCGGAGCTTCCTCCATGCTCCTCCGTGATGCCATGACCAGAGCCCCCGTGGTTAGGTTCAACTCTGCAAAACGTGCTTCTCAGCTTAAGTTCTACCTCGAAGACCCTCTTAATTTCGATTCCCTTGCCGTCGTTTTCAACAA GTCAAGCAGGTTTGCGAGATTGCAAGATATTAAGGCTGCAATAGCAGGGAAGAATTTGTACATTAGATTCAGTTGCACTACCGGGGATGCCATGGGGATGAACATGGTCTCCAAAGGAGTCCAAAACGTGCTTACTTTTCTCCAGAGTGATTTTCCAGATATGGATGTTATTGGGATATctg GGAATTTCTGTTCGGATAAGAAGGCTGCGGCTGTGAACTGGATTGAGGGGAGAGGGAAATCGGTGGTGTGCGAGGCTGTAATTAAGGAGGAGGTGGTTAAGAAAGTGTTGAAGACCAGCGTGGAGGCTTTGGTTGAGCTTAACATGTTGAAAAACCTTACTGGGTCTGCTATGGCTGGTGCTCTTGGTGGCTTCAATGCTCATGCTAGTAACATTGTTTCTGCTGTTTACTTGGCCACTGGACAGGACCCTGCTCAGAATGTGGAGAGTTCTCACTGCATAACTATGATGGAAGCTGTGAATGATGGCAAGGACCTTCACATCTCTGTTACTATGCCTTCCATTGAG GTGGGTACAGTTGGAGGGGGCACACAACTTGCGTCTCAGTCAGCATGCCTTAATTTATTAGGAGTAAAGGGTGCGAGCAAAGAGTCCCCAGGTGCAAATTCTAGGTTACTAGCAACCATAGTAGCTGGTTCAGTCCTAGCAGGGGAACTCTCACTCATGTCTGCAATTGCAGCAGGCCAACTTGTTAATAGCCACATGAAATACAACAGATCTAGCAAGGATATCACCAAAATTGCCTCCTAG